The Phormidium yuhuli AB48 DNA window CGCCTGGGCCGTCAACTGTTTCAAGCGCTCCCAGACAGCAATCGCCTGGTGGTGGAAGATAAACGCCGTTGGTCTCTGGAAAATCACCGCGATGCCAATTTTGCGGATATGTATCTCCATCCCCAGGAGGTCGATTACAACATTGAAACCCTGTTTGAGTTGATTGACGCCTCGGGACTATCCTTTGTCGGCTTCTCCAATCCCAGTTATTGGGACATTGACCGCCTGCTGGGGTCTGATGCTGACTTAATGGGGCGATCGCAGCAGTTAGCTGAGCGCGACTATTATCGCCTGGTGGAACTCCTGGACCCAGAATTAACCCACTACGAGTTTTTCCTCTCCCGTCCTCCCCTAGAGCGTTGCCATTGGCAGGAGGATGCAACCTTACGCCAGGCAACTCCTGAAATTCACCCCTGTTTACAAGGTTGGCCCAGCCAATCACTGTTTAACTACGACTATCAGATTGTCACCCTATCAGAAGCCCAGTTCGCCTTTATGCAAGCCTGTGAAGCGGGGACTAGCTCCGTAGGGGACCTGTGCGATCGCCTGGAGTTTGACCTAGAAGAGGTGCGATCGCTCCTCAAGCAACAACTCCTCATGCTCAGCCCCAGTTCCTAAAACTCACCCCAGGGACCCCACAAAATCCAATCGATTCC harbors:
- a CDS encoding class I SAM-dependent methyltransferase, with protein sequence MTNRSQISAAVRQLYNTYPFPPEPLLDEPPPGYNWRWHWQAAYNFCTGRKPPRDDVQILDAGCGTGVGTEYLVHLNPQAQVTGIDLSDEAIAVARERCRRSGAQRVTLHNLSLYDVEQLDTHFDYINCVGVLHHLPDPIAGIQALASRLKPGGLMHVFVYAELGRREIYLAQQALALLQGGDRTNFKEGVRLGRQLFQALPDSNRLVVEDKRRWSLENHRDANFADMYLHPQEVDYNIETLFELIDASGLSFVGFSNPSYWDIDRLLGSDADLMGRSQQLAERDYYRLVELLDPELTHYEFFLSRPPLERCHWQEDATLRQATPEIHPCLQGWPSQSLFNYDYQIVTLSEAQFAFMQACEAGTSSVGDLCDRLEFDLEEVRSLLKQQLLMLSPSS